The genomic interval tggcGATCTGATAGTATATCGAACCCCAAGTCATATGTTCACTAACTGACGTCTCCAGACCTCCTTCGCAGGATGCCAACTCTTTCGGAAAACATTCATCATTTTAACAAATGGAAGACTTTAACAGCTCATATAtagatgataaaaaattatgttttccCTTTGTGTTCAATCTGTGCTGCATTCTTCACACATTTGTCTAGAGCTGGGAAAGACAATTTTCTCTCATTGAACAATTTTCTCTCACCATGCAAGGCTTATAGCATGTAGCCTTCACATCAAATAAATCAGTCATCGGATCCTATCAAGAAATGCATAGTATCATTACAAAAGACAAATCGAATACAAAGGATTGCCTTCTAATTTAAATATGCAACTGATGAAGTCCAGAGTTTccctatcaaaataattcatttcaaaaaatGTGTTGCAAGTCTACAGTTACATTACATATGCAGCCAAACATTGTGTACAGAAATGGACCATTCATTTGACATCAACTATAACTGGAATAAATTTATGTGCCCCTAGATGTTTGTTAACAACATTTAGTATGTATGGAAAATCTCAGTAAGGTATTTAGTATTCCAACTTCATTCAAAGCATAACATCCTTTAATCAAAAGATGCTTGGAAAATCTTGTGCACTATTTATTCCAACTTCATACAAACAATCAGTAAGTGTAGTTAACTGTATACTCAAAATAACAAATTCCTCTGCTAAGAATGTGCCGAAGCAAGGCAATTGTTGTAAATCAGCTCATTTCTGCAAAATGCATCTAGGTAATTGAGAACATTGGGAGGTGGACCACTGTCACGAATCTGATTGACAAGCTGATATGCATACAAGGTTTTCCCTGAATTCAACAAACCATCAAGAAGAACAGCATAAGTTGTAATATCAGGAACCAAATTTTTCAAATGCATTTTTTTGAAAAGATTCATGGCTTCTTCTATCCTTCTACACGTGCAATATCCTCTAATCATGATGGTATAACACCACACATCAGGTTCCAAACCCCGTTTGATCATTTGGTTAAATAACAAAACTGCCTCATCAAGATGTTGGCTTTTGCATAAAGCATCTAACAAGATACTGTAAGTGATAATATCCGGGGGAGGACCATTTTCATGCATGTCGTGAAGAAGCTTCCATGCATTCGAGATTCTCCCAGATCTGCACAAGCCATCAATAAGACAAGTGTAAGTTACAATATGAGGAACCAAATTCTTAAGATGCTGCATTTCTTTCAATAGATTCATGGCCTCACCCATCCTTCGATTCTTGCAACACCCATTAATCAAAATGGAATAACTCCAAACATCGGGTTCCAAACCCCTTTCAGCAAGTCGATTAAACAACAAAATCGCCTGATCAAGACACTGTCTTTTACACAAAGCATCTAACAAGATACAATAAGTAACATTATCAGGCATCACCCCACTACCATGCATTGTCCTAACAATCTCCCAAGCACGCGAAACTGCACCACATTTGCAAAAGTAATCAATCAGAGAATTGTAAGTAAAAATGCTTGGAACCAAACCCTTGCGATGCATTCCATTATAAACTTTCATAGCATCATCCAATCTGTTAACCTTACAATATCCACAAATCAATATGTTATAAGTCCAATCATCCGGCACACAACCCCACTTACCAACCGAATCAAAAACCTCCCTTGCCTCATCCACATTACCATTCAAACAGTACCCACTCATCAAAGCACTACAAGTAACAACATTAGGTTCAAAACCTCTCTTAaccatttcatcaaacacctcgCGAGCTTCAATTAACAAACCCTTTTTACACAACCTATCAATCAAAACAGTAAAAACATAAACACTTACATACAAACCCTCCTTAATCATCTCATCCAAAAATCCAAAAGCTTCACCCACCCTCCCCAAACCACACAATCCACGTATCAAAGACCCATAAGTAAACTCATTAGGTAAAACACCATAACCCACCATTTCATTAAACAAATCACAACCCTCGTTAACAAACCCATTTCTA from Cicer arietinum cultivar CDC Frontier isolate Library 1 unplaced genomic scaffold, Cicar.CDCFrontier_v2.0 Ca_scaffold_5081_v2.0, whole genome shotgun sequence carries:
- the LOC101511555 gene encoding uncharacterized protein, translating into MKKRILRHTLNFNKLHSLPQIPTATTPSFTRFLHTRSTPRFTPRVAHFNNLLTTLTNSNKHITAISLYNQIEFNRIITPCLITLTILITCFCHVRHLAFAFSVLGKIIKRGFELDIVTLNSFLKGLCVSGNVLKALEFRDELVSKGFLLNEVSYGILINGLCEDGRINAAIHMLRMMNEKSCLFNVKVNVVMYSTVIDYLCRNGFVNEGCDLFNEMVGYGVLPNEFTYGSLIRGLCGLGRVGEAFGFLDEMIKEGLYVSVYVFTVLIDRLCKKGLLIEAREVFDEMVKRGFEPNVVTCSALMSGYCLNGNVDEAREVFDSVGKWGCVPDDWTYNILICGYCKVNRLDDAMKVYNGMHRKGLVPSIFTYNSLIDYFCKCGAVSRAWEIVRTMHGSGVMPDNVTYCILLDALCKRQCLDQAILLFNRLAERGLEPDVWSYSILINGCCKNRRMGEAMNLLKEMQHLKNLVPHIVTYTCLIDGLCRSGRISNAWKLLHDMHENGPPPDIITYSILLDALCKSQHLDEAVLLFNQMIKRGLEPDVWCYTIMIRGYCTCRRIEEAMNLFKKMHLKNLVPDITTYAVLLDGLLNSGKTLYAYQLVNQIRDSGPPPNVLNYLDAFCRNELIYNNCLASAHS